A region of the Cottoperca gobio chromosome 22, fCotGob3.1, whole genome shotgun sequence genome:
GCGGGCCAGAGTTTGGTACACGTAGATTAAAGACCAAGTCAAGAAGTGAGGAATGGATGATGTCACCGTGATATGTAAAATGGGCTGATATTTAAAACTgacatgtcttgttttgtagaTGATAAGTGACAGAAACACTGTTTCCTGTGgttgcttcacaataaaagcccagttgaagtgttttaatgtgaaggagcagcagcagtcagtCAAAGTAAtaacttaaatacatttgttgtaaaCGGCCaataaacaaaaatgaataTGTAAAGTTTGGCTGCATGAACAAACCCCGGGTGTGCTCCCTCCCTGGCTCATGAACAGCATATCATATCACCTCCCTTGATAATGGAGCGTTCTACAAGTGACACacatttatctttaaatataatCTGGATTTCAGTTTATAAAGAGATGAAAcagagaaggacttttggtttTTGGAATATTTTCTCTGCAGTAGCTTCAAACGTGAGATAACAGAATGGTTTCCCTGCGGGATTAACTCCTCCCGCCTCAGGTGGACGCTTGTTATCCCCATCAGCTGCTGCATTAAAGTTTAACTGCATCTGCTGAAGAATtgataaagaagaaaaagagaaacagagaggagccGCTTAGAAACCGTCCTCAGAGACTGAAGCTTCTTTTTGGAATAACTGAGATAGGTAAAGTAAAAGTTACGCTCTCATTGGCTGTTGGAGGTTACTGCTCAATATTGCATCGCTGTTCCTTTCACCTGCAGGATTTCAGGAAATCGGGGAGACTCCAATCCAGTCGGTAACATTAGGATTCTGTGTGTAAACCTGTCAAACTACAGGTAATCTGTTCAGCATGGGTCGAGAAAACCTTGCGACTGTTGTGAGGGATGAATCAGCCCAATAATGCTCCAGTGTGGGGCCATCAAAAGATGCGATAGGACGAGATAGTGCGAGCTACGATGAGATAAGAGACATGACAAGAAATCAAAGACAAAGAGTGGACGAGATGAGATAAACTGAGactctttgttttctgtctcagtGAACTGAATCTCTTTGTGTTGGTCAGATAAAGCTTCTGAAGACGCCATGTTGGACTCTTTTTAACactgttttgatgttttataaACCAAATGATTCTAGAATTTAGAATTTAGAAAGTTTTTCTTCTCGTGAAATACTGGAGGGTCGATTCATCTGAAACAAACTGAGTCACATTCAGCTCCACAGATCTGAAGCTGATCTGGGATGTAAACATGGAGGACAGAAATAAAGTGAAGACAATAGAGATAATAAAGTattaataacaaacaaaaagctttaAAGCTTCTGTTGATATTTATGGGTCTTTAATGCACACAGGAACACACGGGGGACACCACGAGTCCACCATGTGAACCAGATCAAGGCTTTATTCATCTACTGTGATGTGGTTCTTTCCACACTGATGGGTGAATTCACAAAGCTGCCGCTGATAGCACCATGAGTTAAGCATCACCTGCGACCTCTATCTGCCCCGTGCCAAAGTCCGATTCACAAGAGTGcaatttgccctttttttttgcaattatccatgtggcaaagtataaatgtttgcCTTTGCTCCAAGAACACAGAACAATGCCAGCCTGTATCGACGAATACAACATTTTCTCACCTAAATCAAAAAACGATATGGCCGTGACTCctcttataaatgtgtttcagctCCCTCCGACACACTAATGATGTCCCTGTAACGGCGTGTCTAGTAGTGCTGGTCCTTGTCAACAggactgtttttgcaatgaggctcatttgcgTAGAAAAAGGACAATTTTGCACCAAATGTTACTCTGAGAATCTGAACTCTTCTTGTGTCTCAGGACTTTCCTACATTTATAAGCAGGTAACCAGGTCTCAGGTAAACGGACTGGGTGtcagttaaaaacatttgtgtccAGATGTAAAAATGTAGAAATTAAACATACATAATTCTAATATCACAGACTTTTAGTCTCGTTTCAAACCTCAAGATCTTCTCTTTATAATTAGGAGTCGACTTCTCTTtgtgatttttacatttttaaattaataagaagatgatgaataataaatagatggtaggggagtgtgtgtgtgtgtgtgtgtgtgtgtgtgtgtgtgtgtgtgtgtgtgtgtgtgtgtgtgtgtgtgtgtgtgtgtgtgtgtgtgtgtgtgtgtgtgcgcgtgcgtccTGAGGCTACAGAGCTGATCGTCTGGAGTTTCGTTAAACCTGAACAGAGTTTAATCCTTCGTCTGAGAATATCGATcatcagagacacacacagatccacagAGAGCTGATCAATCAGTCGGATCAatactctgacacacacacgcacacacacacttaaggtTTCACATGTTTGAATGAAAACTGTCAGCTTCACATCAAACGCTGCAGCTCCTGCTGAGGAGCGCTGCTGGacttaaactgtgtgtgtgttattgtgtgtgtacatgtgtgtgtgttctgttcaGTGTCAGTCTCACTGTCTCTCCTGCTGTTTCACTAATCCCACTTCCTGCTTATCATCCTCTTATCTACacactaactgtgtgtgtgtgtttagtctgtgtgtgtgtgtgtgtgtgtgtgtgtgtgtgtgtgtgtgtgtgtgtgtgtgtgtgtgtgtgtgtgtgttgttagtgtgtttCTGCTTCACTAACATTTTTTTCAGAGTGTGTGCTGATATCAGCTCTCTCTGTATTGTTATCTgtatgtttgtgcgtgtgcgggtgtgtgtgtgtgtgtgtgtatgtgtgttaatgCACCCATGGCTTTGACTTACAGGCTCCCAGGACAAATTATTGAAAGAAGATATCTCCATGTTCCCTACACCTCCTCACcaacgtgtgtatgtgttgccTTCATTGTTTGCCCGCGGCGTTTCTTCTCGTAGATTTACctttttaatctcagagaatactTTTCTAGTAAATTTACTTTAAACTCAGAGAATATCAAAGTATTTGTCTCGTAAATTTAAGATTTTACAgtctcagagaatattcaagtttctttttcaaatattCATGAATTTGACTTTCACTGTCAACATAAacttgacaaaaaaaatgaacacggtcgactaaatatgataaaataaaCAAGCACATTTGACACAGGACGAAGgctgaataataaaaatagctGCCAAAATAAACACTAAAGTGGACGAATGAGAGTCAGAGTGTGTGAATGGAGGCAGTATGGGCAGCTGAAGGAGGATTTtagtaaaaacactgaaacactgagctcagtgtgtgtgtgtttacttacTCTCatatttcatacacacacacacaccaagcaaCGGCAGTCTCTCAGTCTGTGGTTCCTCTCAGAGAACCTCAGTGTTTTCGGTTCTCACAGATTCTCTCTGAGCACAGACATCAGTCTGAGAGGAGCTGCATGTTGGAGGTCTTctcttaaatataatttatttcccTCCACTCAGCTCTTCTCACGCTGCAGCCCGGCACACACCAGTCACAACATTTCATCTCTGACTCGAGGGCTTCACATGaagacacagaacacacacgtTAAAGAGCTCTGTAATGTATAACTCTACACGGATACTATTCTCCccttataatattaatattgtgacAATAGGagcatatttcatatttatttaacatcTTTCTGGTACACAGCCCAAGGTGCAGTGGTGAAACCTAAATGTGTGTGGATGGGCGATGAGATGGAGTTTCTGCTTATTGCTGGATGTGGAAATATTAATAACAGTTTGATCACATTACACTTTgtaagatgataaaatgtcagatGTTGAATTCACAGACTGAAATCTGAAGTTTCACTGTAACGTCTGATGCtcaaataaaccaataaataaaccagGAAACCGCCAGGTCAGTCTGAAGAAAGGGTTGTTTAGTTTgcaggaataataataataacaacaacaataacaataatactaatatcaacaacaatcataataataacaataacaataataacaacaataataataataataacaataataataacaataataataataacaataataataataacaataatataataacaacaacaataataacaataatattgctaataacaataataacaataataataataacaataataataataacaataataataacaacaataataatattaataacaataataatgataataacaataacaataataataacaataataataataataataacaataataataataataatacaaataacagtaataatacaataataacaataataataacaataatattgctaataacaataatattgctaataacaataataataataacaataataataataacaataataataataataataataacaataataacaataataataataatgatgataacaataataacaacaataataataacaataataatattgctaataacaataataataataacaataataacaataataacaatattgctaataacaataataataacaataataacaacaataacaacaataataataacaataataacaataataatactaataataacaataataatgataataatattgcTAATCACAATAGTAACACCATGAGTCTCTTTCAATCCTGTAACTGTGATGATAATTATTTCTGCCTATAAAAAATCCAACAACTCTCACTTCCTGcgtctccatggcaacacacTAACATTAGCCGTTAGCCTCCGTTAGCCGGTTGTCACGGTTACAGAGCTCTTTCTAattacagagacaaacacacacgcacatgcacacgcgcacacacacacacacacacacacgcgcgcaagGTCAGCCGTATATAAACATGCCCTCTGATTGGCCGCTGAAGCGAGATGGTAAACTGGCTATTGACTATTACTTCTAACACGTTTCCATGACAACCAGAGATCCAATATCTTCCACTCACACATACCAATAAAGTCGAGTGTGTACTTTACACACCCTGTATATAGATTCACCATTGATGTTATTTCGCCATATTAATACAAGGTAATATGCAGAATATCACAGAATATAACGAcatactgtccctttaagtctGTAGTTCACGTTTGAATTCAAATTGTTCTTACGTTCTTAGGGCGCTTTAACAACAAATCAGAGTGTAAATGAtacttttggtttgttttctgtttcgtCTGGTTCAGTTTCACAGGGgaccaaataaaaacatacctGTGTTGAGGGGCATGTAGGAAGCTGCAGGGCCGGAAATGAACTTGCAGAAGTCGTTCTTATTGCTCAGACATTTAGTGGTGGAAAATGTTAGCAAAGATATGAACGGAGAAAAGTCAAACGAAGCAACATGGAGCAGAACGTGAATCCCTTCTCCTCCAGTTTATATGAAATGACTGCGTGAACTATTTTTTGCATGGAAACAGTCCAAGAGCGGTTGTTTTGGTCCGCACCAGATTATGATTAAAACGGAAATGTTGGCTTGTGAAAGTGCCCTCACATGTCATTTGGCAGCGCAATGTCCCTTTAATCAAGtactttatctatttatctgtcCGTCTTCAGGGCTTTAAAGTCCTGAAAAAAGTTTTAATGTCTAATATCTAAAATGTGAAACCAGCTCATCATAACTGAAACACACTGAGGTCCAGTTCAACTGAGAACagagagcctgtgtgtgtgtgtgtgtgtgtgtgtgtgtgtgtgtgtgtgtgtgtgtgtgtgtgtgtgtgtgtgtgtgtgtgtgtgtgtgtgtgtgtgtaaagtaaacactgacacacatccCTGACTGACTGTTGTTTCAGtgaaggaaatgtgtgtgcgtttatTGACTCCACATCCTGACTTTCATCCACACACTGATCCCTCTCATGCTGCTACTTACTGTTTACAttaaagctgcacacacacttcagagtGAACCCACTGAAATCAATTGATTTTTCTGTCACCTAGAGTTTTGATATATttgcttgttattattattattactaataataataaaaaatatattgttgacGTTAGTTCCGgtgattttcacaataaaacacataatgtGTGTAGGAACTATcttgtatgtgtctgtttgGATTAGAAACCTGTTTTgagattttgtttgttttgcctgTGTTAGATGACAGGTGTAAAATAATAACACCTGGTGATGGATGTAAAGGCCATGTCGTAGTGATGAAGTTCCAGTTGAAGGATAATAAAGTCAAGATGGCGGTGAAGATAACGAAAACAAGGATTTGTACTGTGCCTAACTTaagtggatcataacatattgGGTATGGAATTCATTATGGTAAGTAATTGAGTTTGGCATCACAATAAACTGAAGCATTTTATAACCAAAGAATCAGTTAATCAAGAATCAGCAGTAAATAATTATCAGCAGCTGTGACTCCACTGATGTTATCTGAGTCAGGCGGCAGGAAACTTCTCGTTATTGTTGtgataaagattattttaacacacacacacacacacacacacacacacacacacacacacacacacacacacacacacacacacacacacacacacacacacacacagaagcagctCAGTCAGTGTAAACTGACTATGTAAGGAGATCATGTGGTGACAGAGCGGCTGGATGAGTGCATCAGTATGGAGCCgttcactgtatgtgtgtgtgtgtgtgtgtgtgtgtgtgtgtgtgtgtgtgtgtgtgtgtgtgtgtgtgtgtgtatgtgtgtgtctctacagCAGCGAAATGTTTTTAagtgtatttcttttatattgtgATCACGTTGATGCTTCCTGctgtattattatgtttattgatCTTTTTATCAACTCGTTTTATGATATAATGTTaggttttattattaaaaacccAAATATCAGTCTTAAAATAACCAGAAAACAGTTAGCCGTGGAGACACAGCGCTCTCTGGTGGACAGTCTGCAGATTACAATACAAAAACGCTGTGGCCAAAAGTATATATTAATATCCAGTAGAATAGAATAACTAAAATCCCCTATGAAGCGGTTtgttctgtgtttcctgtgtagTAATAATATCTGGTATTGATATACGTAACTGTCACATTACGTGAGGGCTACTgaaaaaaacttgttttttaaaagagatATGAATTTTACATCAACAtttttagatcaggggtgttaaacatgcggcccgggatCCAAAACCgacccgccagagggtccagtccggcccgcgggatgactttgcaaagtgttgttttgatcataaagtaaaatactgttccagatacctgtgacaaaatgttttgtgcctttgtagatacactgtgatctgtaagttgtaatgcacatgtgtaaatgattaaataaggcataatattgttgacaTTGCaccttttcttaagaaatttcaggttcataaagttttgtaaaaagatagttcattacatttgaacattttcagaatgaacttgtatttttttgcactaaaacgaaggggaacatttggagttgtcattatttataggttattatgctgtgatgttactggtccggcccacttgagatcaaattgtgctgcatgtggcccctgaactaaaatgagtttgacacccctggtttagataAAACAGGAGAAGcactgtgtcctgtgtgtccatTGTAGTGATACATTTGGatattttgaaattaaattCAGTAACTGGGTCAGAGAACATGGAATCTATTATagttaatataaaaaatgctgTTAACGTCAGCATGAAAGTATTGAAAAAACAttggtttgtgttattttaacagtAATACATTGATGATCCCTAAGCAGGGCTGAGAGGTGAGGTGTAAAAATCggctgaatttatttttaaatatataaactctGGATTGTTCAATAGAATAtaatttttttcttaatttctttgttttttttaattgtattattttacacCCTGACTAGATCCTGCTCTACATACTCCGGTACGCTAGATGGCGCAATTGCAATCTGCCAAAAAAGAATTAAgcgaagaagaaaataataactaATTTGAAACTAACTTCACTGCAGTCTACTACGACTAATAAAACCTTACTGGCGCTAAACGTTCATACTATGGACTTCAAATCATTTATCAACAATGTTGAATCTAACAAAAAAGTACTTTACAATCTTTACAATGTCTTTATAGTTTTACTTGTGACGCTCCTGCGAGGTGCACGCTCATCACAACACCTGACCATTCTTACATACCTTACAGTCACGTGACGGTCCAGTGGGCGTGTCTACGTGCAGGttgtgtgagacagacaggtgccATGCCCTTCTGCTGAAGATGTGGTCATGGCTCCTGGCTTTTGCAAAGATTGCTCCCTACTGCTCCAAGAATTGAACTTGCATTTGAGGAAAGTTTTCAGAGAGTTTGAGCAGAAAGTAAAAGATATTTTCAGGGAACTTTCTCGGTGCACCTGCTTCCGTATCACACGTGAGAGGAGGACGGAAGAGGCGCTCTCTTTGTATGGTAGGAACATTGTAGataattttctttgttgtaGGCAGCAAGGCAAGCACACCTGTACGgactttatctgtctttatttttatttttaagttaagaaaataaattctgttgtatttctttcatAAATCTCTGATTAACTCAAATTCTGGGAGATTTCCTCATTTTTAATCTGCTTCTTCTCCAGATGATGAAACTCAACTACTTCATCAGGAGAGTCTACAAACACTGAGCAGACTTGCAACGTCAGAAAACACCGACCTACAAATGACTGCagccatgttttatttacatctCAGTCATCATTGTGAGTAAAGATTTGTATGTTGCTTTACTATCTTCATTATAGTAATGTCTTGCAGATCAGTGGAGCATAAAATAAGACTACTGTTAGCAGTCCAGGTTTCTCATATCGCTCACTGTAAAGATAATCTGACTGGCATCATGCAAATGTTCAACGGTATTTCTTTTATACCAGGGTTGGCAGATAGTGTGTGCTTTGGTGTCTTTATGAAGACATAATTAAATGTGGCGCcaaatctgtgtaacaaatggTATCAGGTAAAAAAATTCTAGCACTTATACACTTTAAactttcacattttaataagcgcctaaccaaaacacaatgtttattacagatttatgaAACATTAATATTCTTCTTTGGGTTCCCAGCTTGTGGTATATCCTGTTGACCTGCTCCTAAAGATCCCCCgtccaaaaaaaaacacaaaaatgctACTATGTGGGTCTCTAAGGGTTAAAGCTCATTAATAAGATCCTAAAACCAAATCTATAACAAACAGGGAGCCAAAGTAAAGAAGATAACACAGGTGTGACCTCTTGGTTCACAGGTTTCATACAGTATCTGCAGATGTGTGACCACGTATTATGTTTTGCATAAACGTGGCAGTTGACAGATTCCTGTGTGTACTTGGTTGAGGTTGACGGAGGTGAATTTAATACCAGCCACCACTCAAATATTTCAGGTTTAAAACTAACAATTGGTTTTAGCTCGTGAGACCGACCGCTAGTTAAGCTTGTGTTTAACTTGCAGGTCGTTCTTAAAAATTCTGCTTCTTCAACCGCaatgatttgtttgtattttcttcttcgTGTGTTACAGTGAAATCACCTTTACCAGATGCTCTCGTGGAGCCAGTCATGGCCTTACTTTTATCAACCGAGCCAGAGGTGCAAaatgctatctctctctccctggtcAATCTGTTAGTCAAGAATAACGGTAAGAGATGAGAATCACAAAGTATTGTTTTTGACTCGTAATCCTTAACCTCTcctcttttattgttttgatttgttaaaATGGGTTTAACTTTCAGTGAGCAAAGAGTTAGTGATTGAAATGGGGATGCTGGTGCCCATCCTGGAGTTGTTCCAGTCTGGTGATGCCACCGCTCAGTGTCACTCGTGTGCCTGCGTCACCATGCTGGCCTCCTCAGGTTTGTACAGCGAGGATTCTGCCTTTTTAAATCCTGTCTCGTCagcaaataatttgcatttggtATAACTTTTTAAGGTGAGAAAATGTAAGCAAAAAcactttcagactagtggaaagaaaatattgaaaatcCAAATGAaggtgtttatttgactaactttgcATCTGTAAGTGTCTCCTAGataatgcttcatttgcatattcaaacataacatttctgaaaacttaattgatGGATTGTCAGAAAggtgaaatataaatgattaataaaaggCCTCTTTGCATCATCAGAAGTCGAGTTCTACATGTGTGAAGGTTTTTCATTCTgtgcacacagaaacaaacagggAGGCCGTCATGCTGGAAGGAATCATGCCACTGTTGGCTTTAGCGAAATCCTACGACCCGCAGGTGCAACAGATCGCAACTTGGGCTCTGTTACATCTCACACAGTCAAGTGGGATCATTTCCTCTTTAGagttcacattttataaaaccaGAAGCTGTTCATGATCTTTCTGGTGTTACTTTACTTGATTGCAAACATTATCCAatactttcttttctcttttacagATTGGTCGACACGGCTCTTATGTCAAGCGGGAGGCATTCCTGTCCTGGTGCTTCTGCTGCCGTCCTCGGACACAGAGGTGCAGTTTTACAGCTGCACCGCTCTGTGCAACATCGCTGCCGTTCAGGAGCACCACCCGAAGCTACTCGACATCGGGAGTCATTTCTTGTTAAAGTCTCTTTTAACTCTCGTGTCTTCCTCTGTGCAAAAGGTAAACGTGAACTTCAGCGGCCGAGTTTGAAGGTAAATCAACAAGAAAGTTTAATAAAAATCTTTTTCAGAATTCATCCCAAGCGTGCAGATGCCTCCAAACTCTCTCAGAGAATGGTAATTATAAACAATGAAGCCAGACATTGATGCCACACCCAAAGCAGAtgctgttttgtcattttgttttgtgcagtTCTGATCCAGGAGCAGCTGATGGAGCTCGACTGTGTGTTGCCTCTTCTGGTGCTGTTGAAAACGCCGTCTCCCGTGGGGACAGAGTCAGCCGTAACACTGCTGTCTGcactgtctgcacacacaccaaacaatGTACGGCTTCCTACACCGCAGGATCAAAAATAATGATCACGTTACTtagctgtgtgtggtgtgtgtgacagaggggTCTCACCCCGCCTACATGAGAACAACAGCCACAGATTTAAAGAGActtctttttggttgttttgcatttctttgtagacgttggacTTTTGTTGATTTGTGTCTCGTTTTGggagttttgtctttgttttattatctctttgtggtcgtagtctttctgttttgttgttttgtgtcaggTTTTGGCCGTTtttcatctctttgtggtcgcatcatctctctttttaacTTCCCAACAAGAAATGTTAGTAACATTAAACAGAGGCCCATCCAGTAATCCGTCCATGGctttaaaatgacttatttGATCTATTGGGATCTATTCCTTTTCGTTTCCTTGAACTAGCAATCACTGGATGTCAAAAATCCAATCCCATCCATCCCAATGTCGATAATATTGGCGTTTGATTCCAGGACGTCCTGGTGAGTGAGGGTCTGTTGGAGGAAATCGGCCAGCTGCTTCATCACACGTCCAGCTCTGTTATAATCTCACACAGCTGCAAGATAATCACCGACCTGTGTAGCTCCAGCCTGGGTCTGCAGGTACACCATGATTTAATGTTGCATGTCTGTAGTTAATACATGACGGTGATAAACTCTTAAAGTCGTGTTTAATCCCATCGTTGTTCTCTAGGCTGTGATGGaaagtcagtgtgtgtcaggacTCCTCAGGGCCCTCATGTCTCCGGGTCTGTCTGAGGAGACGGTGCTGCATGTGACTTCATGCTTACGTCCCCTCATGACCTGTGGTGAGTGACCTGGACATGCAGTAGTATTTGCCTATTGTATTTTGAATTGTTGGAGTGGAATTAAACTCAAATTTCACACAATTTCAGATCCACTGAAGTCTCTCTTGTCGGTGACGATAACGTCAGAGCAAGTTTCAAGACTTGTGAAGTTGTCGGGACAAATACAGAATCCTCAGTTGTCCTACAACAGCGCGGCCGTGATCAGCAAACTAGAAATGACGGGTAATGTTACGTATTACTCGCttgaagaaaacaataaataaccaGTTTAGTTTTATGTTATGCATATTAAACATTGTTATATTCTGAGTGTTTCATCACCTAGGAGAGATGTTCCAGCTCCTGAGACCTCACTACATCCCCGTGTTGGAGTACCTGTCGGGGTTTCTCAAAGAGAAAGATGTTAAGTTCCAGCAGCTTGGCATAGCTACAATATTCAACCTCCAGAAAGGTTTGTGTTCTACCTCTACTTCATAAGCAACTCTGGGTACTGTGGCCGATGAATGATCTGATCACAGACGTAGGTGTTGTAATTGAGCGGTTCTCAGCCTGCTTTGTGCCGTCTTCTCCTGCAGATGGAGACTTTTCCTCTCTGTTGGCTGACAGTGAGGCGGAGGCTCAGCTCTGGAAGGTGCATGCGCAGACGGAGGAAACCAGACGGCTGCTGCAAATGATTCAGCCCCTTTCTCCATCTTCTGTTAACCCTCGACTGTAAATACTGAGACGTGCACAGTTTGGACTGTAAGCACGTTTAAATTCATGCACTGTGTTGACAAGCAGCCTTTTTTTACAtagagtttaaatgtgttttattagttttttttatgtttacagtcGACAAATGAAGTGAAAAACAAGGCAGAGATGCGGCATAGTATCAACTTTAATGAAATATGGcatatatttaaactttaacAGGATAACAAGTGATAGTTATAAGCAATACTTGTACTACAAGAtcagatacatttgtttttatattcttttattataataaactcGCCTAACCTCTACGCCTCCAACTTTGCTTTGTAAagtgatatacatatatatatatatgcgctatatcaaacaaaaaaactgttAGTGCAATAAAGGCTTTGTGCATTGTATCCTCTAAAACAACACTCACAAAACTGAAGCAAAGTCTTTGGAAACTAAGTTCCTTAGCAGCTTTGAAATATGCGATCGCTATACTTCACAACCTAAACTCTTGTGTTCTTAGAGCTATTCTAGTTCAACAGTGACACAACTGAGGAAGGAAAAGTGCTT
Encoded here:
- the LOC115027879 gene encoding vacuolar protein 8-like — its product is MAPGFCKDCSLLLQELNLHLRKVFREFEQKVKDIFRELSRCTCFRITRERRTEEALSLYDDETQLLHQESLQTLSRLATSENTDLQMTAAMFYLHLSHHLKSPLPDALVEPVMALLLSTEPEVQNAISLSLVNLLVKNNVSKELVIEMGMLVPILELFQSGDATAQCHSCACVTMLASSETNREAVMLEGIMPLLALAKSYDPQVQQIATWALLHLTQSNWSTRLLCQAGGIPVLVLLLPSSDTEVQFYSCTALCNIAAVQEHHPKLLDIGSHFLLKSLLTLVSSSVQKNSSQACRCLQTLSENVLIQEQLMELDCVLPLLVLLKTPSPVGTESAVTLLSALSAHTPNNDVLVSEGLLEEIGQLLHHTSSSVIISHSCKIITDLCSSSLGLQAVMESQCVSGLLRALMSPGLSEETVLHVTSCLRPLMTCDPLKSLLSVTITSEQVSRLVKLSGQIQNPQLSYNSAAVISKLEMTGEMFQLLRPHYIPVLEYLSGFLKEKDVKFQQLGIATIFNLQKDGDFSSLLADSEAEAQLWKVHAQTEETRRLLQMIQPLSPSSVNPRL